Below is a window of Vibrio fortis DNA.
GATGACATTAACATGTATACGGGTCTATTGATCCACAAAAACAACATGCACACTGTAGTTACAAAGAATGGCTCAGTGTTCTCAGGCGGTACCGATCTATTTGCCGCTGGAAAAACGCGTACACTGCAGCGTGCGAAGCAGTTGGATAACTTTGAAACGTTGGAGCAAATCGGTGTTCACAGTTGGGGTTCGGCTGATAAGACAGCGAAAGATTTCCCATACACAGATGAGAGTCACCGCAAGCAAGCGACCTACTTCAACACAGTCATGGGTGATAAGGGCATAGATTTCTACCTGTTTACTCTCGACTCTGCACCATTTAATGGACAGCACTGGATAACCAAAGCGGATTCAGATAAGTATCAATTCATCACTAACATTGAGTAGTGAGGATAAAACGCAGTGACGTCATTTGGCGTCACTGTTTATTTTGCAACTATTGCCATCACAGCGTGATACGCCAGTTAGCCAATAAGAAATCTTGTAGCGATTATTGGCGAATCGCAAGTAACACCAGTCAGCCAGAGGCCTAACCAGTGGCCAGCGCAGTGGAGCGTACAACCACCCTTTACTTACCAAACTCCAAGCTTGATGCGTCACGTCTAATCCCAAGATCAACTCACCTTTATCATTCACAGCATGCAAAATGGTGTTGGCTGCGTTGGCGTCTATGTTCGGATATTGAGAAAATTCATCACTGTAAATATCAACGGTCTTAATGGTGGTTTTAGTATCGTGTTTAGTTAGAGCGGCCATCTCTTTCGAGCATAGTGGGCAAGTCCCGTCATAAAAAATCGTCAGTTTTGGCTTTGCCTCATGAGCGTTCATTCTCTCGCTTCCTTCTATTTACCAATAATTAAAGAATAACTTAGTTATTGGTACTCCTTAACAGACTGTCCAGATCACTATCTTACTGTGTTTAAAGGAAAAGGTGTGGACGTTGAACAATATGTCTGCATTTTGAAGTTAAATTCACGATGGTAGATCAAAAAAACCTTTAACTTACATTATGTTAGCTTGTGGCGTGATTCATGCCTCTTGAACTCTGCTATTCACCATCTGCGCCTTAATTTAGTGGGCTT
It encodes the following:
- a CDS encoding thiol-disulfide oxidoreductase DCC family protein; translation: MNAHEAKPKLTIFYDGTCPLCSKEMAALTKHDTKTTIKTVDIYSDEFSQYPNIDANAANTILHAVNDKGELILGLDVTHQAWSLVSKGWLYAPLRWPLVRPLADWCYLRFANNRYKISYWLTGVSRCDGNSCKINSDAK